The Actinosynnema mirum DSM 43827 genomic interval GGGCTCCGGGCGGCAGCGAGCGCGCGCCGAGGGGCGGGAGGGTGGCGCGCGCGGACGACTCGGACACGACCAGGGCGCGCACGGCCGCGCGCGCGTCGCGCACCGCCCGCCGCACGGTCTCGCCGGTCAGGCCCGCCAGGGGCAGCACGACCGCGCCCAGGCGCGACACCGTGCGCTCGACGGCGCTGTCCGCGTCCGGGCAGGTCACCACGACCGGGACGCCGCGCAGCACCGCGTCCTGCCGCAGCACCGACAGCACCTCGCTGCCGCTGACCAGCGGCGTGTCGCAGGACAGCAGCACCAGTCCGGGCACCTCGGCGCGGGCGGAGGCGAGGGCGTCGCGGCCGTCGGCCGACACCGCGACCCGGTCGGCGATGCCGTCCAGCGCGGCGGTCAGCAGCGCCCGGTTGTCGCCGTCGGCGTCCACGACCAGCGCGGTGCCCACGGGCTGCGCGTCCTCGGTGCCCAGCGGCAGGCGCAGCTCCACCTTCGTGCCCACGCCGGGCGCGCTGGTCAGCACCAGGTCGCCGCCCAGGATGCGGGCGAGCTTGCGGGCGTACGGCAGGCCGAGGCCCGTGCCGCTCGCGCCGACCTGGAGCTTGTTCGCGACCTGGTAGAACTCCTCGAACACCCGCTGCTGCTCCTCGGCCGGGATGCCGATGCCGGTGTCGGCCACGGTGAACCGCAGCCCCGGCTCAGGGCCCGTCCCGTCCGGGCGCACGGTCAGCCGCACCTCGCCGCGCTCGGTGAACTTCAGCCCGTTGGACAGCAGGTTCCGCAGGATGCGCACCAGCATCGTCTCGTCGGTGACCAGCACCGGCAGGTCGGCGGGCGCGTCGACGACCAGCGCCACGTCCGGGGTGCGCGCGGTGGTCTGCAGTGCGCCGCGCAGCTGCGCGACCACCAGCGGCAGGTCCACCGGGGTCGGCCGGGGCCGCAGGCTGCCCGACTCGGCCTTGGCCGTGTCCATCAGCTCGTTGACCAGCGCCAGCAGGGTCTCCCCCGCCTGGTTGACCAGGGTGACCTGGCGGCGCTGCTCCTCGGTGAGCGGGTCGGAGCCGGGCGCGGCCAGCAGCCGGGTCAGCCCGACCACGGAGTTCACCGGGGAGCGCAGCTCGTGGCTGATCGTGGACCAGAAGCGGGTGCGGGCCTCGGCGGCCTCGCGCAGCTGGGTGGACTTCTCCTCCAGCTCCGCGTACAGGGCCACCACGCCCTGGTTGGTCTGCTCCAGCTCGTCGGACAGCTCCTTGTACAGGGCCATGACGCCCCGGTTGGTGTCCTCCAGCTCCGAGTTGAGCTGCTCCAGCTCCTGGCTCTGGGCCGCCAACTGCTCCAGGGTCTCCAGGAGCTCCTGGTTCTGGGTCCGCAGCTCGTCCAACGCGTCGCCGCCGGCTGCGGCGGCAAGTTCGCGACGCAGACGACCCACCTCCTCGGCAGTGGGTGGGAGCCTGCCCTGGGACAGCTCCTTGACCAGCGTCACCCGAGTGCCGTTCTCGTCGGCCGCGACCACGTCCATGAACCGCCGCACCGTGTCCCAGCCGGGACCGGTGGCCGGGCCGCCGGTCCAGCCGAACTCGATGACCAGCGCGGGCCTCGGGTCGGCGCGCAGCCCGAACAGCACGGTGGCCGGTTCGGAGCGGCGGACCAGCTCGCGGCCGAGGTCGCTGAGGGCGGAGGCGACCCGGATCTGGTCCTGGCCGTCCATGCCGATGCCCGCGGCGACCTCGCGGCCGCGCTGGCGCAGCAGGAACACGTCCGGATCGGCCGACACGGCCAGGCGCAGCAGCCCCTCGACGCCGTCGGGAGCCCGTTCGGGGCTCACGTCTTGGCCACGAGGACGCCCGCGTCGTCGCGGCGCACGCCCGCGTCGCGCAGCAGCGCGGCGGCGGCGAGCAGCGGCGGACCGGACAGCAGGTCCGGATCGGGCCCCCACCGCTCGGTGAGGCCGTCGGAGTGCAGCACGACCACGGCCCCCTCCGGCAGCGGGTAGTCGAACGTTCGGATGACGCGCGCCTGGTACCCCGCGACACCGGGTGCCGAAACCATTCCCTGCTTGCGGTCGGCGGTGAGCACGGACGCGGCGATGTTGCCGAGGCCGCAGAACCGGGCCGTGCGGGCGGCCAGGTCGAGCTCGGCGACCGCGACGGCGCCGCCCCTGGTGCCGCGCAGGGCGGCGTGCAGGTGGGTGACGAGGTCCTGCGGGGAGGTGCTCGGGTGGTTGCGGAAGACCCGCACGGCCTCGCGGGAGGCGGACGCGGCCAGCGGGCCGTGGCCGGAGCCGTCGCACATCATCAGGACGAGCCGGTCGGCGTCGCGGCGCACGGCCCACGCGTCGCCGCACTCCTCCTCGCCCCCGATGGCCCTGGTGACGCCGGACGCGGTGTCGTCGGGGATGTCGGACAGCGGGCCGCGCCGCGGGTGGAAGCGGGCGACCAGCGCGGTGCCGCGCGGGCTGGAGGACAGCGCGCAGGTGTCGGCGGCGCGCGCCACCGCGCCCATGCCCAGGCCCAGGGTGCCGGTGCTGGACTCGCCGTCGAGCAGCGCGAGGTCGACGTCGGGGATGCCGGGGCCGGAGTCCAGCGAGAGCACCTCGACGGCGGCCTGGTCGACGGCGCGCAGCGAGCGCACCAGGACCTGGCCCTCGCGGGCGTGCTTGAGCAGGTTCGTGCCGATCTCGGTGACGGCGAGGCCGATCTCGGCGACCCTGGCTCCGGGGAAGCCGAGCTGCTCGGCCAGGGCGGTGGCGGCCCTGCGGGCCCGGCCCACCTGGGCGGTCTCCTCGACGCGCACCCAGGCGACGTCCTCGGTGACCGGGAGGAACTGGTTCACCTGAGCCACGTCACCGCTTCCACTTGACGACGGTCACGCTGGTGCCCCGGCCGACCTCGGTGTCGAGGTCGAACTGGTCGACGAGCCTGCGCGCGCCGGACAGTCCGAGGCCCATGCCCTTGCCGCTGCTCCAGCCGTCGGCCAGGGCGAGCGTGAGGTCGGGGATGCCGGGCCCCTCGTCGGTGAAGGCGGCGCGCACGCCCTGGCGGCGGCCGTCGGTGACGACCTCCACGCTGGCGCGCCCGCCGCCGCCGTAGACCAGGGTGTTGCGGGCGAGCTCGCTCGCGGCGGTGACCAGCTTGGTCTGGTCGACCAGGGAGAGCTTGACCTTCTGGGCGTAGTTGCGCACGAGCTGGCGCACCCGCACCACGTCGTCGTCACCCGAGATGGGCTGGAGGTCGGGGGACCCCACGGGCGTGGTCACCGCTCGCCTCGGCGCTGCCTGCCGAGCACTCCGAGGATCTTCATGCCGCGCTCCAGGTCGAGGGCCGTGCGCACCCCGCCGAGGGTGAGCCCGAGCTCCACCAGGGTGATGGCGACGGCCGGGCGCATCCCGACGACGACGGTGTCGGCGTCGAACAGCTTGGAGATCGAGGCGATGGTGGCGAACATGCGGCCGATGAACGAGTCGACGATCTCCACCGCGGAGATGTCGATGACCACGCCGTGCGCGCCGGTCGCGCTGATCTTCTCGGCGAGGTCCTCCTGGAGCGCGAGGACGCTCTGGTCCTGCAGGTCGATCTGGATCGACACCAGCAGGACGTCGCCGATCTTGAGGATCGGGACGCGCTCGACCATCACCGGCTGCTCCGATCGCGGGTGACCTCGACGCCCTCGCGGCGCAGCGCGTGCCGCAGCGCGTCGGACAGGGATGCCTTGGTGGTGATGTCGCCGAACTCGATGCCCAGCGCCACGATCGTCTGGGCGATCTGCGGGCGGATGCCGGAGATGGTGCACTCCGCGCCCATCAGGCGGGCGGCGACGACGGTCTTGAGCAGGTGCTGGGCGACCTGGGTGTCCACGGCCAGCACGCCGGTGATGTCGATGATGGCGTGCTCGGAGCCGGTCTCGACCAGCGCCTCCAGGAGCTTCTCCATCACGACCTGGGTGCGCGCGGAGTCCAGGGTGCCGACCAGCGGCACGGCCAGGATGCCCTCCCAGATCTTCACCACGGGGGTGGTGAGCTCCAGGAGCTGCTCGGACTGCTCCTGGATGATCTCCTCGCGGGCGCGGGCGTAGGTCTCGAAGGTGATCAGGCCCAGCGCGTCCAGCAGCTGCGAGAAGCCCATCAGCTGGCGGAACAGGTCCGTGTCGGTCTCGGGCAGCTCGTCGGCCAGCTCGAAGACCACGCGCTTGAGGGCGAAGACGCTCGACGCGGTCTCCGACGGGGTGTACCCCTGCCGGGCGCGGGTGCGCGACATGTCCTCCAGCAGCGCCTTGACCTCGGCGCTGCGGTCGGGGGCCAGGTAGTGCGCCTGGTCCTCGGTGACGTGCAGCAGGGCGGTGAACAGCTCCCCGAAGTCCCGCTCCAGCTCCGCCTTGGTCACCCGACCCCGGATCTGCTCGAGCACCGAGTCGACCCACCTGGTGGTGATCGTTGCCGCGTTGTCCCTCAACAACCCGGTCAGGCGGTGTCTGTTCTCATGCCCTGCGTCCGCAACCACTCTGCTGCCTCCTCCGGCGACTCCTGGAAGCAGAGAGTAGTGGGCGAACGGGGCGGGGTGGTGACGGCGGGCCGCGTGGCGGGGGTGAAGACCGCAGTGGTGCGCTGGATCGTGACGTGCCGGGCACAGGGCGTGCCCACTCCCGCGCCCGTTCGGCCCAACGGGCGCCCGACTCGTGGCCGGACCGGCGCGCGCCCCGCGCCCGGTCCGGCGGGACGGGCGCCGGTCCGGCGGCTCAGCCCCTGCCGCCCGCGCGGTCTCCTGCCCGGTCGTCTGCCCGGTCGCTGCCGAAGCGCATCCGGAACTCCGGGATGACCGCGCCGAGCAGCGGGCGGTGCGGCAGGAGCCAGCCGAGGGGGCCCTTGGCGGCGAACCGCCACTCCAGCCGGGTGGGCATGGCCCGGCCGCTCGCCCGGAACGGGGTGCGGGTGGTGCGCCCGCCCAGGCTCTGCCACAGCGGCAGGGCGGCCTTGACCGGGAGCGTGGCGCCCTTGGGCACCAGGCGGGCCGCGCCGATGCCCTCGGCGTCGCCGGAGAGGCGGGTGACGTCCAGGTCGGCCAGCTCCTTGGGGATTCCCCACATGGCGCGGGCGCCCGCCCTGGACGGCTCGCTGTCCACCCAGATGTGGGTGATGGTCAGGCCGAGCCGCCAGCCCCTGCGGACCAGGACGGCGGCGAGCAACTCGTTGTAGGGCAGCAGGCTGCCGGGCAGGTAGGCGACGAACCCGGTGACGACCAGCGACCGGCCGAGCACGCGCACCGGGCGCACGCCGTCGGGCAGCGGCGGGGTGGACCTGACCGCCCAGAGCGAGGCGCAGCCGTGCCCGTGCAGGTCCCAGGGTTCCGGTGGGTAGTCCATCGGGTGATCCTCTCGCAGGGCGGTCGGGGGCGTGGGTCAGGATCAACGACTCGGCGAGGACGACGGCGGTCCGGGCGGGCACCTCGATGGGCTGCCGGTC includes:
- a CDS encoding ATP-binding response regulator, whose product is MSPERAPDGVEGLLRLAVSADPDVFLLRQRGREVAAGIGMDGQDQIRVASALSDLGRELVRRSEPATVLFGLRADPRPALVIEFGWTGGPATGPGWDTVRRFMDVVAADENGTRVTLVKELSQGRLPPTAEEVGRLRRELAAAAGGDALDELRTQNQELLETLEQLAAQSQELEQLNSELEDTNRGVMALYKELSDELEQTNQGVVALYAELEEKSTQLREAAEARTRFWSTISHELRSPVNSVVGLTRLLAAPGSDPLTEEQRRQVTLVNQAGETLLALVNELMDTAKAESGSLRPRPTPVDLPLVVAQLRGALQTTARTPDVALVVDAPADLPVLVTDETMLVRILRNLLSNGLKFTERGEVRLTVRPDGTGPEPGLRFTVADTGIGIPAEEQQRVFEEFYQVANKLQVGASGTGLGLPYARKLARILGGDLVLTSAPGVGTKVELRLPLGTEDAQPVGTALVVDADGDNRALLTAALDGIADRVAVSADGRDALASARAEVPGLVLLSCDTPLVSGSEVLSVLRQDAVLRGVPVVVTCPDADSAVERTVSRLGAVVLPLAGLTGETVRRAVRDARAAVRALVVSESSARATLPPLGARSLPPGARTLPPGTPR
- a CDS encoding ATP-binding SpoIIE family protein phosphatase, with product MNQFLPVTEDVAWVRVEETAQVGRARRAATALAEQLGFPGARVAEIGLAVTEIGTNLLKHAREGQVLVRSLRAVDQAAVEVLSLDSGPGIPDVDLALLDGESSTGTLGLGMGAVARAADTCALSSSPRGTALVARFHPRRGPLSDIPDDTASGVTRAIGGEEECGDAWAVRRDADRLVLMMCDGSGHGPLAASASREAVRVFRNHPSTSPQDLVTHLHAALRGTRGGAVAVAELDLAARTARFCGLGNIAASVLTADRKQGMVSAPGVAGYQARVIRTFDYPLPEGAVVVLHSDGLTERWGPDPDLLSGPPLLAAAALLRDAGVRRDDAGVLVAKT
- a CDS encoding anti-sigma regulatory factor, with translation MTTPVGSPDLQPISGDDDVVRVRQLVRNYAQKVKLSLVDQTKLVTAASELARNTLVYGGGGRASVEVVTDGRRQGVRAAFTDEGPGIPDLTLALADGWSSGKGMGLGLSGARRLVDQFDLDTEVGRGTSVTVVKWKR
- a CDS encoding STAS domain-containing protein, with the translated sequence MVERVPILKIGDVLLVSIQIDLQDQSVLALQEDLAEKISATGAHGVVIDISAVEIVDSFIGRMFATIASISKLFDADTVVVGMRPAVAITLVELGLTLGGVRTALDLERGMKILGVLGRQRRGER
- a CDS encoding STAS domain-containing protein, producing MVADAGHENRHRLTGLLRDNAATITTRWVDSVLEQIRGRVTKAELERDFGELFTALLHVTEDQAHYLAPDRSAEVKALLEDMSRTRARQGYTPSETASSVFALKRVVFELADELPETDTDLFRQLMGFSQLLDALGLITFETYARAREEIIQEQSEQLLELTTPVVKIWEGILAVPLVGTLDSARTQVVMEKLLEALVETGSEHAIIDITGVLAVDTQVAQHLLKTVVAARLMGAECTISGIRPQIAQTIVALGIEFGDITTKASLSDALRHALRREGVEVTRDRSSR
- a CDS encoding acetoacetate decarboxylase family protein — encoded protein: MDYPPEPWDLHGHGCASLWAVRSTPPLPDGVRPVRVLGRSLVVTGFVAYLPGSLLPYNELLAAVLVRRGWRLGLTITHIWVDSEPSRAGARAMWGIPKELADLDVTRLSGDAEGIGAARLVPKGATLPVKAALPLWQSLGGRTTRTPFRASGRAMPTRLEWRFAAKGPLGWLLPHRPLLGAVIPEFRMRFGSDRADDRAGDRAGGRG